CATAGGCTATTCATTTAAAATGACAATGTTATAAAGGATCTTCTTTCCCGTGCATAAAGCCTCATGAATACTGAAGATCTTactcgcacaaaaaaaaaaaagcccagagGAGAAAAATCACAATTCTAAACATTTTACTCGTTATATAAAACTCAAGTGACTGTCAGATTTAAGATACTAAAGCCTCTGGGTTACTAACTGCCAATTCCCCAACAAATGATTATCATTTTTACACGAAAACAACTTCAAGCTCTGCTTGCACGTGTGGAGATCATTTAAAGTTTCATTCTCCCGATTCCGTTCTCTCCCTTTTATAATCAAATGATAAGCATCAGATTCTCATCATCcgcaccattatttttttttattcccgttttTTGCCTTATTTCTGGTCCTTATTCTGCTCCTTTATTTATGGTGATAACGGCCGACTTCCTATTCCCCAATGGAACTTGACCTGGAAATAGTGAAATACGAGCAACCGAGGAAATTAATCTATTTCCAGTTGGCGTAAACGCCCgtctccttttttctcattctctttttcttcttctcctgagagagagagagagagagagagagagagagagagagagagagagagagagagagagagagacttctatatAAAAAAGGCATTACAGACCCTTAGATAAAAAGTACATTAATGGATAGATGTatacacaaaaaagaaatacacaaataacatgattaatgagagagagagagagagagagagagagagagagagagagagagatttctattttTATGAAAACGATATCACTAATTCTCAGATAACTAGTGAATTAATGAACAAACGTAAAAACATCAACGCCTAAATTAATGTCTGGAAATATGACCTCCCGCTTTCCAAAAAACAATATATCAATATGCAAAACAGTAATCAGACGAAATGTAAACATTCCGATATCACAGGATAAACGGAAAGCTTACAACTCTTtcagagtaaaaataatttttagatatgcGTGGAGAGATTGTCGTTTTGTAAGAGATCCACGGATAAAATTCGGATAGACAGAcacacggacagacaaacagacattaatataaatatataaaaagattaatgtGAGAATACGATGTCGATGGCCCTTAAAGTGAGCTAAAATAGTATGGTGCTAATTATATGTGGGGTGTATCACACAAACTTGGTTCGAAAACCACGTTACCCTTGGGCTATGTTTCCTAGACTCCTGATCATCTGATGCCTCCAGTACCATTATCTTGGCCTATTTATACCCGTCACACTTCACCATCCCACAGATGCTGCGTATATGTCTTGAATTCAAAGGCCTACTTCTTGATCAGGTCCtcatattatttcactttcaGAACGtcgaatccttttttttttttttttttttttaatatttgtagacAGATTTTTCTTTAGACCAATttcaagaagctggacagctagatGCGAGAATATCAAAGGgagtgaaatgaatataaaagacaaaacaagtaataaatgtggaaaCGAAGGAACATTACAAAAACCCTTTAGTACTGCTTTCAGTTCGCCGCGCAAACCCTAATATAGGTGGCACAGCCTCGGGGGTGTGACATTTCTTCCGAATTCGGAAGTTTTAATCTTAGGAATTCCACCGGCGCCCgggaggaattttttttcacaCGCATATTACAAATTCTAAGCCTAATCCAGGTATCTCATATAAGGAACATTTCTTAGGAATGACACAACGGGCGAACATAAGGCATAGCTGTTGAATAAGAGGAGATAGAGAAGAACTGTAATTttgtacagaaaataagaaatatcaaaataaaaaaggatgacAACAGCAACTTCATATATAACGAACGGAAATAAAACGGAGAAACTATGAAATCTAACAATAAGGAGGAATGATAACTGAAACACGACTTTCATCATAGGATAACCTGCAGTCAGTGAGCCTTCaagccttgtaaaaaaaaaaaaaaaaaaaaaaaactccggaaaaataaagaaggaaaaaaggggcAGAAATGGAAAAATCGACAGAGGTATTCCGAGACAAAGCCATTTAGCCGGACCATTCTAGTCATATCCGGCCTACCAGATTCTATTTATTTTCGACTCGGCGTTTTTTTCCCCCCATCTCTCGTTTCTACTtttatttccccatttttatcattgtttattattgtcccccctctccccccaacctCATCACCTATCGAGGGAGTCTTTCCAGAGATGATTCTGTTGTTAGGAAAAGCCGCGATGTCTGCTGCTACTTAGTAGCACATTCGGACCATTATTTCCGTCATCGACTCAGGGGAAAAGGTTCTGTGTTCGCCCGTGTCTGCGTCTGTCAGTGTTGAACGAGATGTTTATCTACAGCGAGTGCGAGGGATGTGACGAAACCTATTTTTATccgttttttgttattttccaccATTATTGATACTtccttttatttctacttttattagCTATTCAGTTTACTTCACCTCTCTTATCGGTTACTGAAGAATTTTGAGTTCTCACTGGTCTGAAACATTCCGTCAGCTACCCAACAGAagcatttttcttcatatttacacttttatttcgTATTCATATTGCGTTTTTCCTCAACCTTTTTCAAGAGATTCCGTTCTAAGAGAAAACCTAGCTGTCTGCCACCATTCACTTGCAAATTCCGGTCAGTCCTGTATTTTCAGCTTGAACTGAaagtagtattttgatttttacttcAATGGTCAACTTTTTATCACATTCATTATCACCACGTATTAAAAGATGCGCCACGAATCAACtgctttattcttattatttcacCGAAATAACTCAGGACAGATGATGGAAGAGTCCGttggggtgggaggtggggggaggggcgaatgggaaagggaagggggggatGTTAAAGGGCTTAAAATCTGTTATGAGAGTTCTACTTTAACGTTCGCGTTAATCACGACCataaggcataaaaaaaaaaggttctgaaAGGAGGATGTTACGTGTTATCATCTCAGGCTTTGATCATTATTAGCCTGGGAGGTCTCTTTCACTTCGCTAAAGTGGTCGTCCTTTGTATAAACCTGCCCTTTATAAATATTCAGGcatatgtacttatttatgtatgcCTGTGCAAATGCAGTCTCTTTAAGGGCGCAGGTATAGTCCTCGTTAGGGTGGCTCTATTATGTAGCTACACGTGTGCGCTAATGAATATGCTTCTATCCGTATGTATCATAGGTATGCTTATCCATAAACACACGCGCGGATATTGCCCTATTCAAGAAATAGATATTGTCTTTGCTAAACGAACATCGATATTCACATGCGTATTGTATATTTACACGCTTATCTAATTGCTCATGttcaaatacacaaatacacattctTGTTCACGCAGGTGTTTGCAAGGGGTATAAAGTATGCGAGTGAATATGCATAAATGTGCATATTTGGCACACAATTGCAAGTACATACTCCCTGACGGGGTAGATTATTTACTAGTAGTGAAGGCGTACTATGTTAAGACGTGTGAAATATGTATGTCTTTATACACATAAATTTGGTACACatacttctgatatatatatatatatatatatatatatatatatatatatatatatatatatatatatatatatatatatatatatatatatataacatttctttctctgcatcttttcccacttgtaATCTTTACATTGATTCTGCGGTCgtacaagacacctgacatctttctccaatttttccatacAGCCTGCACTCCGTGTGTTATTTCTACACCCAAATTTCcgtcatcagccactgttgaaccaaggtacttaaatttttctgctcgttcaaccttgtcccttccatactaaccTCGGAGTAACTTAAGattttcagtcttcttcctactgatatttaaacctctgtcttccagtaccttcctccattgctctagttttgactcgactacccctctgttggtgctgcataacacgatgtcatcagcaaaagacatgcaccagggggattgatctcttattccttgagatagcacatccattatcaggtcaaaaagatatggacttaaagcagatccctgatgtaaaccaactcgtaCTGGTATCCATttagttaacccaacactgcttctaacctgcgtttttgctccttcacacatatcttggaccaacctcacatacttctccggtgttccctttactcgcaacCACCTCCAAACATCTTGGCGTGGTACTCTAttgtatgccttttccagatctatgaatactatgagCAGTCCTTtttgcttttcccggtgtttttccatcatctgtcggagggcaaacaaTGCATCTGTCGCTCCTCTTCCtagcatgaaaccaaactgttcttcacctacaggtgtatcttctctaattctttgatccattattctttcccagattttcatggtgtgagaaactagctttattcctctgtagtttgcacaattctggatgtcacccttctctttatagataggaacaataaagctttctctcctttcttttggtATCTTCCTGaccgtatattttctttgctaggttccacagcatgtctattccttcttcttccaggctcttccacacctctgcaggaattccatctggtcctattggtttcccattttcatcttctttagtgccttctttttTCCCCTGCTAATAGTATGTcacaaggttctggaatccatcttcaaagaattttctaggattttcttcatttaacaagtgttcataatattccttccacctcttctttatcttatcctcgttgcataaaaccactccattcccatccttaacctgttttatatgggagtagtctttggtgttcttgtccctcgactttgcaatgctgtgaatttttctctccccctcagatGTTTCCAGCTCTTTGTACATGGCATCTAATACTCGTGCCTTTTGTTGTgaaactgccttctttacttgcttcttatgtctttggtaactctccttatcctcttgctgtccacacttttcccagatcttttttgtatattttttggctttcaccacccagatgtctttcccaacacctctccacccactttCTTTATCACCATTCTTGCACcccctctagcaatctaacttccctcaatactctctcctttAAATTCCTGCatcgcttcctcctcttgtgtcagcttccaccacctgattgttgatgggacatgtgcaggcctaccttttcctgtgttctttatttccaagtccattaccaccacccgGTGCTGCGCTGCCACACACCCTCCATTTAAAACTTTACagtttctcacctctctcagatgtgaCCTTCTGCACATGCggaagtcaatttgactttctcttgctccactcttgtacGTGATGtgctgattttctttcttttcaaaccaggtgttgacaatggccaaatcaaatgacactgcacagtccacaactctctctccctcgccaTTCCTCCctccaactccccagccaccatgcgccctctcaataccctctctggtccttcctacatgtccattcatgtcaccaccaataattaatctctcttctgctggtatttcactcaactgtcagtccatttcctcccaaaatgccactttctcaacttcatcacatcctgcttGAGGGGCATAAGCACTCACGTTGTTGACTATTTTTCCATCTAGGCACAGTTTCACAACCACTGCTCTGTCACTTTTCTTCACACTTATTATGAtgtcttttaagctttttgaTAGAATTGCTCCCACTCCATTACCTTTCTTATTTGTTCCACTATATAGCAATTTACATCCACATCCCAGCTCTCtcgctttctttcctttccatctAGTCTCCTGTACACACAAAATGCTTATCCTTCTCTCCATTAGATCTGCAAgctctcttccctttccagtcATCTTCCCATGTTCAAAGTTCCAACTCTCAAAGCTACCACCATCCTTCTCCTCACTCTActttatatatctcatatatatatatatatatatatatatatatatatatatatatatatatatctgtataatatatatata
The sequence above is drawn from the Macrobrachium rosenbergii isolate ZJJX-2024 chromosome 15, ASM4041242v1, whole genome shotgun sequence genome and encodes:
- the LOC136846314 gene encoding craniofacial development protein 2-like, which translates into the protein MNGHVGRTREGIERAHGGWGVGGRNGEGERVVDCAVSFDLAIVNTWFEKKENQHITYKSGARESQIDFRMCRRSHLREVRNCKVLNGGCVAAQHRVVVMDLEIKNTGKGRPAHVPSTIRWWKLTQEEEAMQEFKGESIEGS